Proteins encoded by one window of Rubinisphaera margarita:
- a CDS encoding serine/threonine protein kinase, translated as MIRTNKDDSTAPAPEVHDSPSKLSTLGILFPEVAGREDKGTLPEGLHLGPYVIDCRIGQGGMGAVFKAKDERLDRTVALKVLSPTQVTDQSSIRRFQNEAKAAARLDHDNIARIYSIGEDHGLHYIAFEYVEGQTIREMIRRRGTIDPFETINLLLQISIALKHTAAAGVVHRDIKPSNLIMTSAGRAKLVDWGLARKERLDEQSLDLTVSGTTLGTFDYISPEQARDPRSVDVRSDIYSLGCTAYHMLTGTPPYAEGTVLQKLLDHQGKPSPDPRDKNPNVPRELSRIVKKMMASDPDDRYWSPQALIEDLLAMAAQSGLRAVHPDGLTWHAATEARNGFIPQRVFWWWLGTFAAACMLAIVFDRWALERSEINTPELASQGLLGANEDIAPFFPNGLPPAEVMAPRSLAGGASPIMSPADANALDLQSPIEGLTADDVRKISPDFPVPITDQIAAASPGFEGLWSHSNSGIDWDQFELPEEQLGVMRADISDQAASTPVANPPPATETTVSSAPATEAVYRVIGNQGDILSSAADLESALEKVPDGGVVEFLGVRGSIMVQELRQIRVLDKAITIRGAADSSLVLKFNTSGFSASGRTRDFIAVNGGSLTLNNVHLQVECPEPQSQPWSLFVVEGAAKLRCRQSTITIDSRNQAETSVVRMTRSAMQAIDAMNQDSASGEPERRVQFDDCFIRGAADLIATDASDDSLLEISRCLMTLQGALVRYTGDKNTRTSRDELTVQLSRVTGLLNYGLIRADLSMTMPRQPIDLHFRVEDSMLMSLMEQPMIQLTGGLDNRTLTQLLWWDGENNLYGGWSSLLAISGLGSIDQEMSSLSFSDWSQNGGQIRTISSRELPLAIVRQIPQISADQWTVERFYEQLKNALAQQSSTVDLNAYGPEPAGLPQIPMTPPSTPSATR; from the coding sequence GTGATCCGTACGAATAAAGACGATTCCACCGCCCCGGCTCCGGAAGTCCACGACAGTCCGTCGAAGTTGTCCACGCTCGGTATTCTGTTCCCTGAAGTGGCGGGACGGGAAGACAAAGGAACACTGCCCGAAGGTCTGCATCTTGGGCCGTATGTGATCGATTGTCGGATCGGTCAGGGAGGAATGGGAGCTGTCTTCAAGGCGAAAGATGAACGTCTGGACCGCACCGTCGCCCTCAAGGTTCTCTCCCCGACACAAGTAACCGACCAATCTTCGATTCGTCGCTTTCAGAACGAAGCGAAAGCCGCGGCGCGACTCGACCACGACAATATCGCCCGCATCTATTCGATTGGCGAAGATCACGGGCTGCATTACATCGCCTTCGAGTATGTCGAAGGTCAGACGATTCGCGAAATGATTCGGCGTCGCGGGACAATCGACCCGTTCGAGACGATCAATCTCCTGCTGCAGATTTCCATCGCTCTCAAACACACCGCCGCAGCCGGCGTCGTGCACCGGGATATCAAGCCCTCTAACCTGATTATGACCTCGGCAGGTCGGGCGAAGCTGGTCGACTGGGGGCTTGCTCGTAAAGAGCGGCTCGACGAACAGTCACTCGATCTCACGGTTTCCGGCACCACGCTCGGAACGTTCGACTATATCTCACCGGAACAGGCACGGGATCCCCGCAGTGTTGACGTCCGCAGTGATATCTACTCGCTGGGCTGCACGGCTTACCACATGCTGACCGGGACTCCGCCCTACGCGGAAGGAACCGTGCTGCAGAAGCTGCTCGATCACCAGGGGAAACCGTCTCCGGACCCGCGTGACAAGAATCCGAACGTTCCGCGAGAACTGTCGCGGATCGTGAAGAAAATGATGGCCAGCGATCCGGATGACCGGTACTGGTCGCCGCAGGCACTCATCGAAGATTTGCTGGCGATGGCGGCTCAGTCCGGGCTGCGCGCTGTCCATCCAGATGGACTCACCTGGCACGCGGCAACAGAGGCTCGAAACGGGTTTATCCCGCAGCGAGTCTTCTGGTGGTGGCTCGGCACCTTCGCTGCGGCGTGTATGCTGGCGATCGTCTTCGACCGCTGGGCTCTGGAGCGAAGCGAGATCAACACACCGGAACTGGCAAGCCAGGGTCTTCTGGGGGCGAATGAAGACATTGCTCCCTTCTTCCCGAACGGGTTGCCTCCCGCCGAAGTTATGGCTCCGCGATCCCTGGCCGGGGGAGCGAGTCCGATCATGTCGCCGGCTGATGCCAACGCTCTGGATCTGCAGTCCCCGATCGAAGGGCTGACCGCTGACGACGTCCGGAAGATCTCTCCCGATTTTCCCGTTCCCATTACCGATCAGATTGCCGCCGCCAGCCCGGGATTCGAGGGACTCTGGAGCCACTCGAACAGCGGGATTGACTGGGATCAGTTCGAACTGCCGGAAGAGCAATTGGGCGTGATGCGGGCCGATATCAGCGATCAGGCCGCGTCAACGCCCGTGGCCAATCCTCCCCCTGCGACTGAAACTACGGTTTCCTCGGCTCCCGCAACTGAAGCGGTCTACCGCGTGATTGGCAATCAGGGAGACATCCTCAGTTCGGCTGCCGATTTGGAGTCGGCATTGGAAAAGGTTCCAGATGGGGGCGTGGTCGAATTCCTCGGCGTGCGCGGTTCCATCATGGTGCAGGAACTGCGTCAGATTCGCGTTCTCGACAAAGCGATTACGATTCGAGGAGCAGCCGATTCGAGTCTCGTGCTCAAGTTCAATACGTCTGGATTTTCCGCCAGCGGACGCACGCGAGATTTCATCGCCGTCAACGGTGGTTCGCTGACGTTGAACAACGTTCATCTGCAGGTCGAGTGTCCTGAACCGCAGTCGCAGCCCTGGTCGCTGTTTGTGGTTGAAGGCGCTGCCAAGCTTCGATGTCGACAGTCAACGATTACAATCGACTCGAGGAATCAGGCTGAAACGTCCGTCGTGCGAATGACTCGATCGGCGATGCAGGCCATCGATGCCATGAATCAGGATTCGGCCTCAGGCGAACCGGAGCGGCGTGTGCAGTTCGACGACTGCTTCATCCGGGGAGCAGCTGATCTGATTGCGACCGATGCCTCGGACGACTCTCTGCTGGAAATCAGTCGCTGTCTGATGACGCTCCAGGGGGCTCTGGTGCGTTACACCGGCGACAAGAATACCCGAACCAGCCGGGACGAACTGACCGTCCAGCTTTCCCGGGTCACAGGACTGCTGAATTACGGTCTGATTCGGGCAGACCTGAGTATGACAATGCCGCGTCAGCCGATAGATCTGCATTTCCGTGTGGAAGACAGCATGCTGATGAGTCTGATGGAACAGCCGATGATCCAGCTCACCGGCGGTCTCGACAACCGAACTCTCACGCAACTCCTGTGGTGGGATGGCGAGAACAACCTGTACGGCGGGTGGAGTTCACTTCTGGCGATCAGCGGTCTGGGATCGATCGATCAGGAAATGTCGTCCCTCAGCTTCTCGGACTGGTCCCAGAATGGCGGGCAGATTCGCACGATCAGTTCCCGCGAGCTACCGCTGGCGATTGTGCGACAGATTCCCCAGATTTCCGCCGATCAATGGACCGTGGAACGGTTCTATGAACAGCTGAAGAATGCTCTGGCTCAGCAGTCTTCCACCGTCGACCTCAACGCTTACGGCCCGGAACCGGCTGGTCTGCCGCAGATTCCGATGACGCCCCCCTCAACGCCGTCGGCGACCCGCTGA
- a CDS encoding glycosyltransferase family 4 protein, whose product MHIAFVTAGGAGMFCGSCMQDNALARALMQLGCEVSLIPTYTPIRLDQEDVSDQHVFLGGINLYLDNLIPFWRYLPRPLVSWLDHPRILKWASSRGVGNDASTLGPMTVAMLNGARGPMRREYQDLVDHLLDRLKPDVIVFSNALLSGIMPLLRERFSGPILCLLQGDDLFLNQLPGKYRDRAIAAIGENSRSFAAFITHTRFYADLMSQFLNLDRDRFRQIPLSINARFTDPPDSSRGAESSLPRIGYFARIAPEKGLHNLILAARELYAEGISFELHAGGYLGEAHQDYFERIQKDAEFLGDRFRYVGSPDHEDAKFEFLRQLTVFSVPASYEEPKGLYILEAMAAGVPVVQPSRGSFPELIESTQGGLLYPADDPKAHAAMLKRLIQPGEERDRIVSKAARNVRELHSSTQAARCLMDACEELCVRLSTRESLAG is encoded by the coding sequence ATGCATATTGCCTTCGTTACTGCCGGTGGAGCCGGGATGTTCTGCGGGTCCTGCATGCAGGACAATGCACTCGCGCGTGCGCTGATGCAGCTTGGCTGCGAAGTTTCGCTGATTCCGACGTACACGCCGATCCGCCTCGATCAGGAGGATGTTTCCGACCAGCATGTTTTTCTCGGCGGCATCAACCTCTATCTCGACAATTTGATTCCGTTCTGGCGGTACCTGCCCCGCCCGCTGGTTTCATGGCTCGATCATCCCCGGATCCTCAAATGGGCCAGTTCTCGAGGCGTGGGAAATGACGCGAGCACGCTCGGCCCGATGACGGTGGCGATGCTGAACGGTGCCCGAGGTCCGATGCGTCGTGAATACCAGGATCTGGTTGATCACCTCCTCGATCGCCTCAAACCTGATGTAATCGTCTTCAGTAATGCTCTGCTGAGCGGCATCATGCCCTTGCTCCGCGAGCGATTCTCCGGACCGATTCTCTGTCTGTTGCAGGGAGACGATCTGTTCCTGAATCAGCTGCCGGGCAAGTACCGCGATCGCGCGATCGCGGCGATTGGCGAGAACAGTCGATCCTTCGCGGCATTTATTACGCACACACGTTTCTATGCCGACCTGATGTCGCAGTTTCTGAATCTCGACCGCGACCGGTTCCGGCAGATTCCGCTCTCGATCAATGCCCGATTTACCGATCCTCCCGACAGCAGCCGCGGCGCAGAGAGTTCGCTGCCACGGATTGGCTACTTTGCGAGAATCGCTCCCGAGAAAGGGCTTCATAATCTGATCCTCGCCGCCCGGGAACTTTACGCTGAAGGGATCTCATTTGAACTCCACGCCGGAGGATATCTGGGCGAAGCACACCAGGACTATTTCGAACGGATCCAGAAGGATGCGGAGTTCCTCGGCGACCGTTTTCGCTATGTGGGAAGCCCCGACCACGAGGACGCGAAGTTCGAGTTCCTTCGTCAGCTTACGGTCTTCAGCGTCCCAGCCAGCTACGAAGAACCAAAGGGGCTTTACATTCTCGAAGCGATGGCCGCCGGCGTGCCCGTGGTGCAACCGAGTCGCGGCAGCTTCCCCGAACTGATCGAATCGACTCAGGGCGGGCTTCTTTATCCGGCTGACGATCCCAAAGCTCATGCGGCGATGCTGAAGCGCTTGATTCAGCCCGGCGAGGAGCGCGATCGGATCGTTTCCAAGGCTGCCAGAAACGTCCGTGAACTACACAGTTCAACGCAGGCCGCCCGCTGTCTGATGGACGCTTGCGAAGAGCTGTGCGTTCGACTGTCCACCCGGGAGTCGCTGGCCGGTTGA
- the purD gene encoding phosphoribosylamine--glycine ligase yields MKVLVIGQGGREHALVWKLSQSPKVTKVYCAPGNAGTGEDAENVDISETDVDALVAFARREKIDLTVPGPEASLVIGVVDAFRKAGLTIFGPTKAAAALEGSKTFAKQIMRNAKVPTADYVTFEDLRAANDYIRERCGGGRFASADRPLQIGGAQEGTIRKTNPTWEQPIVIKADGLAAGKGVRVCHTEEEALEFTRACLVGNSFGKAGSRIIIEECLVGEEASILAIVDGKTIIPLEASQDHKAAYDDDRGPNTGGMGAYCPTPVIDEAMMDEITQSVLIPTVHEMKRKGATFSGVLYAGLMITRQGPKVLEFNVRFGDPETQPVLMRLKTDLFDVLYSAAIGKLRELPDLEWDPRPAVCVVMASRGYPGEYEKGFPIRGLEKSNDSESTKVFHAGTKRKDDQVINSGGRVLGVTALGQNLDQAKLSAYERVKKIRWEGAWCRKDISDKARTRVKTEE; encoded by the coding sequence ATGAAAGTCTTAGTCATCGGACAGGGCGGGCGGGAACATGCGCTCGTCTGGAAACTGAGTCAGTCGCCGAAAGTGACGAAGGTCTACTGCGCACCGGGAAATGCCGGGACTGGCGAAGACGCCGAGAACGTGGACATCAGCGAAACCGATGTCGATGCCCTCGTGGCCTTTGCCCGCCGGGAGAAGATTGATCTCACAGTTCCAGGCCCGGAAGCATCGCTCGTCATCGGTGTGGTCGACGCTTTCCGGAAAGCCGGCCTGACGATCTTCGGCCCCACCAAAGCCGCCGCCGCTCTCGAAGGGAGCAAGACCTTCGCTAAGCAGATCATGCGAAACGCGAAAGTCCCCACCGCCGATTACGTGACCTTTGAGGATCTGCGAGCCGCCAACGATTATATCCGGGAACGATGTGGCGGCGGCCGATTCGCTTCGGCCGACAGACCGCTGCAAATCGGTGGGGCTCAGGAAGGAACAATCCGTAAGACGAACCCGACCTGGGAACAGCCGATCGTCATCAAGGCGGACGGACTGGCCGCGGGCAAGGGCGTCCGCGTTTGCCATACTGAAGAAGAAGCCCTGGAGTTCACCAGAGCCTGCCTGGTCGGCAATTCCTTCGGAAAGGCCGGCAGTCGCATTATCATCGAAGAATGCCTCGTCGGCGAAGAAGCCAGTATTCTGGCCATTGTGGATGGCAAGACCATCATCCCGCTGGAAGCCAGTCAGGATCACAAAGCCGCCTACGATGACGATCGCGGTCCGAACACCGGCGGAATGGGGGCCTACTGCCCCACCCCGGTAATCGACGAAGCGATGATGGACGAAATCACGCAGAGTGTGTTAATTCCCACCGTCCACGAGATGAAGCGGAAAGGGGCAACGTTCAGTGGCGTGCTTTACGCCGGTCTGATGATCACCCGGCAGGGCCCCAAAGTGCTCGAATTCAATGTCCGCTTTGGGGATCCGGAAACGCAGCCCGTCCTCATGCGTTTGAAGACGGACCTGTTTGACGTCCTGTATTCCGCAGCGATCGGAAAGCTCCGCGAACTCCCCGATCTGGAATGGGATCCGCGACCAGCCGTCTGTGTCGTCATGGCTTCCCGCGGCTATCCGGGCGAGTACGAGAAGGGTTTCCCCATCCGCGGTCTCGAAAAGTCGAACGACAGCGAGAGCACGAAGGTCTTCCACGCGGGCACGAAACGCAAGGATGACCAGGTCATCAACTCAGGGGGACGTGTTCTGGGTGTGACGGCTCTGGGACAGAATCTCGACCAGGCCAAACTCTCCGCTTACGAACGGGTGAAAAAGATTCGCTGGGAAGGCGCCTGGTGTCGGAAGGATATTTCCGACAAGGCTCGAACCCGGGTGAAGACAGAAGAATAA
- a CDS encoding sigma-54 interaction domain-containing protein yields MNAVIDRPPALAGIIGAGEAMLNVFRTTERVARSSATVLLLGETGTGKELVARAIHELSPRGSGPYIRVNCGALSESLLESELFGHVKGAFTSAHENRTGRFEAAHGGTLFLDEINSMSFPLQVKLLRVLQEQEFERVGDTRTITVDTRIVAATNRELLVEVEEGRFREDLYYRLNVLPIFLPPLRERTEDLPELIDHFIVKYAAENHCEPLKLTDEALDAMKTYAWPGNVRELENYVERAVVMALGPEFTADLLPPHVRGLSPIRLGISKSRTLDSICEELVNLGIAQQNGDETDLYQQIVSLVEKQLIEQTLKSCHGVQTKTATRLGINRNTLHKKIEEYGLSEDS; encoded by the coding sequence ATGAACGCCGTCATCGATCGTCCGCCTGCTCTCGCTGGGATCATTGGAGCCGGCGAGGCTATGTTGAACGTCTTCCGCACGACCGAGCGTGTGGCACGTTCTTCAGCGACAGTACTGTTACTGGGGGAAACCGGCACTGGAAAAGAACTGGTCGCCCGGGCCATCCACGAGTTGAGCCCGCGAGGGTCCGGCCCCTACATTCGCGTCAACTGCGGCGCTCTCAGTGAGAGTCTGCTGGAGAGCGAACTGTTCGGCCACGTCAAAGGCGCATTCACCAGCGCTCACGAGAACCGCACCGGACGGTTCGAGGCGGCCCACGGGGGCACGCTGTTCCTGGATGAAATCAACTCCATGAGTTTCCCGCTGCAGGTCAAACTGTTGCGGGTTCTTCAGGAACAGGAGTTCGAACGCGTCGGCGATACCCGGACGATTACCGTCGATACCCGGATCGTCGCTGCCACGAACCGCGAATTGCTCGTTGAGGTGGAAGAGGGGCGTTTTCGCGAAGACCTTTACTATCGCCTCAATGTCCTGCCGATTTTTCTGCCGCCCCTGCGGGAGCGAACCGAAGATCTGCCCGAGCTGATCGATCACTTCATCGTCAAATACGCCGCCGAGAACCATTGCGAGCCACTCAAGTTGACCGATGAGGCGCTCGATGCGATGAAGACCTATGCCTGGCCGGGGAATGTCCGGGAGCTGGAGAACTACGTCGAACGCGCCGTCGTGATGGCGCTCGGCCCGGAATTCACCGCTGATCTCCTGCCTCCTCATGTTCGCGGCCTTTCGCCGATTCGACTCGGGATCAGCAAGTCGCGTACGCTCGACTCGATCTGCGAAGAACTCGTCAATCTTGGAATCGCGCAGCAGAACGGCGACGAAACCGATCTTTATCAACAGATCGTCTCTCTCGTGGAAAAGCAGCTGATCGAGCAGACGCTCAAAAGCTGTCACGGCGTGCAGACCAAAACCGCGACCCGGTTGGGAATCAATCGGAATACACTCCACAAGAAGATCGAAGAATACGGCCTGAGCGAGGATTCGTGA
- a CDS encoding Maf family protein, whose product MSSDSDAGKEAYAEPQLILASGSRYRRELLEQLGVAFQTVSPRVDESAIQERTDLSPQQVAEQLAYWKAAAVSEQFPDAVVIGSDQVATIDGRILQKPETRERTITQIRELSGRTHFLLAAVCVKQGREERQFCVEARMAMKPLSQAAIEAYVDQDQAFDCVGGYRWESAGERLFESVETSDPTAIIGLPLEELTPVLEGFGIRVPG is encoded by the coding sequence ATGTCGTCCGACTCCGATGCCGGAAAAGAAGCGTATGCTGAGCCGCAGCTGATTCTGGCAAGCGGTTCCCGATATCGTCGGGAGTTGCTGGAACAGCTTGGAGTGGCCTTTCAAACTGTCTCGCCGCGTGTCGATGAATCGGCCATCCAGGAACGAACCGACCTGAGTCCGCAGCAAGTCGCTGAGCAGCTTGCTTATTGGAAAGCGGCGGCGGTGTCGGAACAGTTTCCGGACGCGGTGGTCATTGGCAGCGATCAGGTCGCCACCATCGATGGTCGCATCCTGCAGAAACCGGAGACCCGCGAACGGACCATCACCCAGATCAGGGAGTTGTCCGGGCGAACTCATTTCCTGCTCGCAGCCGTCTGCGTCAAGCAGGGGCGAGAAGAACGCCAGTTCTGTGTGGAAGCCAGAATGGCGATGAAGCCGCTCAGTCAAGCGGCGATCGAGGCCTATGTCGATCAGGACCAGGCGTTCGATTGTGTCGGTGGCTATCGCTGGGAATCAGCGGGCGAACGTCTGTTCGAGTCCGTTGAAACGAGTGATCCCACGGCAATCATCGGGCTTCCCCTTGAGGAGTTGACTCCCGTTCTTGAGGGCTTCGGAATTCGCGTTCCGGGATAA